The following coding sequences lie in one Microbacterium sp. XT11 genomic window:
- a CDS encoding Bcr/CflA family efflux MFS transporter: MGKESAAPNPRPAFALLLGLSAGLGPFTIDSYLPAMPAIGEDLGVADGPIQLTLAVTMTGFAIGQLVIGPWSDRVGRRMPLLVGLGLLICASVTSMLASDIGVLLAARMLQGIGASSAAVIAVATARDAFSGRALPAALSGIAIVQSLAPLVAPVLGSLQLMVVGWRGIFGLLSLYALVVLALVVPRLPQNEASARSSDGVLVRYRRLLADRTFAVLLLLAGLRFTALFTFLQWSPFLLQRERGLSPQEFGIAFAVVTLGMMVGLQISPRAIRRGVSAARLLWSSYLILLASACLIALPVAGGLWIVVAGVVLLLGCGLGLPTIQILALAPHKRDAATVAGLIGASGFGTASLLAPALSVVPEIVGRYDLSLALVVTGVAVLSAVISIRPLASMGDRLS, from the coding sequence GTGGGTAAAGAATCTGCGGCCCCGAATCCGCGCCCCGCATTCGCCCTGCTTCTCGGCCTCAGCGCGGGCCTCGGACCCTTCACGATCGACAGCTACCTTCCAGCGATGCCCGCGATCGGAGAGGACCTCGGCGTCGCGGACGGGCCGATCCAGCTCACGCTCGCCGTGACCATGACGGGCTTCGCGATCGGTCAGCTCGTCATCGGGCCGTGGAGCGACCGGGTCGGGCGACGGATGCCGCTCCTCGTCGGGCTCGGCCTGCTGATCTGCGCCAGCGTCACGAGCATGCTCGCGAGCGACATCGGCGTTCTGCTGGCGGCGCGGATGCTGCAGGGCATCGGCGCTTCCTCTGCAGCGGTCATCGCCGTGGCCACCGCACGCGACGCGTTCAGCGGCAGGGCCCTTCCGGCCGCCCTGAGCGGGATCGCGATCGTGCAGTCCCTCGCACCGCTGGTCGCACCGGTCCTCGGATCTCTGCAGCTGATGGTGGTCGGCTGGCGCGGGATCTTCGGGCTCCTCAGCCTCTACGCTCTCGTCGTGCTGGCTCTGGTCGTGCCGCGTCTGCCTCAGAACGAGGCGAGCGCGCGCAGTTCCGACGGCGTGCTCGTCCGCTACCGACGCCTGCTCGCCGACCGGACCTTCGCAGTACTCCTCCTCCTGGCCGGATTGAGGTTCACGGCGCTGTTCACCTTCCTCCAGTGGAGCCCCTTCCTCCTTCAACGGGAGCGTGGCCTGTCGCCCCAGGAGTTCGGGATCGCTTTCGCGGTGGTCACCCTCGGGATGATGGTGGGGCTTCAGATCTCACCGCGCGCGATCCGCCGCGGCGTCTCCGCCGCCCGGCTCCTGTGGAGCTCGTACCTGATCCTGCTGGCCAGTGCGTGCCTCATCGCCCTCCCGGTCGCCGGCGGCCTGTGGATCGTCGTCGCCGGTGTCGTGCTCCTGCTGGGGTGCGGGCTGGGACTGCCCACGATCCAGATCCTCGCGCTCGCCCCGCACAAACGGGACGCCGCGACGGTTGCCGGCCTCATCGGAGCGTCGGGTTTCGGAACCGCGTCTCTGCTCGCACCTGCGCTGAGCGTCGTGCCGGAGATCGTCGGACGTTACGACCTCTCGCTCGCGCTCGTCGTGACCGGCGTGGCTGTTCTCAGTGCGGTCATCAGCATCCGGCCGCTGGCGTCCATGGGAGACCGGCTGAGCTGA
- a CDS encoding low molecular weight protein-tyrosine-phosphatase, with protein sequence MAEVVFRDLAERQGLGSRIVSRSAGTGDWHLGERADQRTIESLARRGYDGSQHRAKQFTAASFADNDLVVALDRTHERILREWAHDEDEEGKVTLLLAFDPDAATLDVPDPYYAGTEMFDSVLGMIETATRGLFRQLEPALRLPRMPRA encoded by the coding sequence ATGGCGGAGGTCGTCTTCCGCGATCTCGCCGAGCGACAGGGCCTCGGCTCGAGGATCGTGTCACGCAGCGCCGGGACGGGCGACTGGCACCTCGGTGAACGAGCCGACCAGCGCACCATCGAGTCGCTCGCGCGCCGCGGCTACGACGGCTCACAGCATCGCGCCAAGCAGTTCACCGCCGCCTCGTTCGCCGACAACGACCTCGTCGTCGCGCTGGACCGCACGCATGAGCGGATCCTTCGCGAGTGGGCCCACGACGAGGACGAAGAGGGCAAGGTCACCCTGCTGCTGGCCTTCGACCCGGATGCCGCGACCCTCGACGTGCCCGATCCGTACTACGCAGGGACCGAGATGTTCGATTCGGTGCTCGGTATGATTGAGACGGCGACCCGCGGCCTGTTCCGGCAGCTCGAACCGGCACTTCGCCTCCCCCGCATGCCCCGCGCCTAG
- a CDS encoding MFS transporter — protein sequence MTASVDRASIGLRSERGPVLGALMLATGLIAIDATILATAVPSIVRDLGSYQQFPWLFSVYLLAQAVSVPIYSRFADTVGRKPIIMLGIALFLLGSVLCGFAWSMPALIVFRVIQGLGAGAVAPMSMTIVGDIYTVAERAKVQGYIASVWAISSVVGPALGGVFAQLDAWRWIFWINVPLCLIAGWMLVRHYSEQPQKQQHRIDYAGAALLTVGLTGVILGLLEGGNAWDWLSLPSAVCFGIGIVALVAFGLVERRAAEPIVDLRLAARRLILTTTIVSLGIGALMTGVTSFAPAYLEGSIGIAPLLSGLAVAALTLGWPISAANAGRLYLRIGFRRTALIGLAIASTGAIALASVASWPNPFSVAAIAFVLGFGLGWSAAPTLIAAQASVGWGERGAVTGMNAFARSAGSAVGVAVFGAISNAVIARGAGPDDPATIVSASVWVFIAAAAVAVLTLVAAAFMPRDTVEEHSGEVGA from the coding sequence GTGACAGCATCCGTCGACCGCGCCTCCATCGGCCTCCGTTCCGAGCGCGGCCCGGTGCTCGGCGCCCTCATGCTCGCGACCGGCCTCATCGCCATCGACGCGACGATCCTCGCGACGGCGGTGCCCAGCATCGTGCGCGACCTCGGCAGCTACCAGCAGTTCCCCTGGCTCTTCTCGGTGTACCTGCTCGCCCAGGCGGTGAGCGTCCCGATCTACTCGCGCTTCGCCGACACCGTGGGGCGCAAGCCGATCATCATGCTGGGCATCGCGCTGTTCCTTCTCGGCTCCGTGCTGTGCGGGTTCGCATGGAGCATGCCCGCGCTGATCGTGTTCCGGGTGATCCAGGGGCTGGGCGCGGGGGCCGTCGCGCCGATGTCGATGACGATCGTGGGCGACATCTACACTGTCGCGGAACGCGCCAAGGTGCAGGGCTATATCGCGAGCGTCTGGGCGATCTCGTCGGTCGTCGGCCCCGCTCTCGGCGGAGTGTTCGCACAGCTCGACGCCTGGCGGTGGATCTTCTGGATCAATGTCCCTCTGTGCCTCATCGCGGGCTGGATGCTCGTGCGCCACTACTCCGAGCAGCCGCAGAAGCAGCAGCACCGCATCGACTACGCCGGAGCCGCACTGCTCACGGTGGGCCTCACCGGCGTCATCCTCGGGCTCCTCGAGGGCGGGAACGCCTGGGACTGGCTGTCGCTCCCGAGCGCCGTGTGCTTCGGCATCGGCATCGTCGCGCTGGTCGCCTTCGGGCTGGTCGAACGCCGGGCCGCAGAGCCGATCGTCGACCTCCGGCTCGCCGCGCGGCGGCTGATCCTCACGACCACCATCGTCTCTCTCGGCATCGGCGCGCTGATGACCGGTGTGACGAGTTTCGCTCCCGCCTACCTCGAAGGGTCGATCGGGATCGCCCCGCTGCTCTCCGGACTGGCGGTCGCCGCGCTCACTCTCGGCTGGCCCATCTCGGCCGCGAACGCCGGGCGGCTCTACCTGCGCATCGGCTTCCGTCGCACGGCGCTCATCGGCCTCGCCATCGCCTCGACCGGTGCCATCGCGCTGGCGTCGGTCGCCTCCTGGCCCAACCCGTTCTCAGTGGCGGCGATCGCCTTCGTGCTCGGCTTCGGCCTCGGCTGGAGCGCCGCCCCCACGCTCATCGCGGCACAGGCGTCTGTGGGCTGGGGCGAGCGGGGAGCGGTGACCGGCATGAACGCCTTCGCCCGGTCGGCGGGGAGCGCCGTGGGCGTCGCGGTGTTCGGCGCGATCTCCAACGCGGTGATCGCACGCGGTGCCGGACCCGACGACCCGGCGACCATCGTGTCGGCGTCGGTGTGGGTCTTCATCGCGGCGGCGGCCGTCGCGGTGCTGACGCTCGTGGCTGCGGCGTTCATGCCGCGCGACACCGTCGAGGAGCACTCCGGCGAGGTCGGCGCGTAG
- a CDS encoding amino acid ABC transporter permease: protein MLLVVFVVAGVLFSGAISWTTVARYLFAPSVLSGLWVTIQLTVLSMALGFVLGVASALMLRSRTPAVAWLARGYIWFFRGTPVLVQLIFWFNLSLIMPTIGWGEGAVDTNTVITPFIAALLGLGINEGAYMSEIFRAGIEAVDRGQTEAGLASGMTPMQTMRHVVLPQALRVITPPTGNQAIGMLKTTSLVSVIAAQDLLTSVQRIYATNYQIIDLLIVACVWYLLLTTVATIGQSYLERRFAGEGAGAVGTRRWRRAVSLGRGVDK from the coding sequence GTGCTCCTCGTCGTCTTCGTCGTCGCAGGCGTCCTCTTCTCCGGCGCGATCAGCTGGACCACGGTGGCGCGATACCTGTTCGCCCCGTCCGTGCTCTCCGGGCTGTGGGTGACCATCCAGCTGACGGTGCTGTCGATGGCGCTGGGGTTTGTGCTCGGCGTCGCCTCGGCGCTGATGCTCCGTTCGCGGACGCCGGCTGTCGCGTGGCTCGCACGCGGCTACATCTGGTTCTTCCGGGGCACGCCGGTGCTCGTGCAGTTGATCTTCTGGTTCAACCTCTCCCTGATCATGCCGACGATCGGGTGGGGCGAGGGCGCGGTCGACACCAACACCGTGATCACGCCGTTCATCGCTGCGCTTCTCGGCCTCGGCATCAACGAGGGCGCGTACATGAGCGAGATCTTCCGTGCGGGGATCGAGGCGGTCGATCGCGGCCAGACCGAGGCGGGGCTGGCGTCGGGGATGACGCCCATGCAGACGATGCGCCACGTCGTGCTGCCGCAGGCGCTCCGTGTCATCACGCCGCCGACGGGGAATCAGGCCATCGGCATGCTCAAGACCACATCGCTGGTATCGGTGATCGCGGCGCAGGATCTGCTCACGAGCGTCCAGCGCATCTACGCGACCAACTACCAGATCATCGACCTGCTGATCGTCGCGTGCGTCTGGTACCTGCTGCTGACCACCGTCGCGACCATCGGGCAGAGCTACCTCGAGCGACGCTTCGCGGGGGAGGGCGCCGGCGCGGTCGGCACCAGGAGATGGCGACGAGCGGTGTCGCTGGGACGGGGAGTCGACAAATGA
- a CDS encoding phage holin family protein, giving the protein MRFIIRVVVNAFAIWVVTLIPALQVTIKPFAPGETLQLVLTLLAVAAIFALVNTIIGTVVKILAFPLYILTFGLIGFVINGFLLWLTAWITGGFGWGLTVGHFWWGVLAALIISIINGIFGFILRPQSKRPRV; this is encoded by the coding sequence ATGCGATTCATCATCCGCGTCGTCGTGAACGCCTTCGCCATCTGGGTCGTGACCCTGATCCCAGCCCTGCAGGTGACGATCAAGCCGTTCGCGCCGGGCGAGACCCTGCAGCTCGTGCTGACCCTGCTCGCCGTCGCGGCGATCTTCGCGCTGGTGAACACGATCATCGGCACGGTCGTGAAGATCCTCGCGTTCCCGCTGTACATCCTCACCTTCGGCCTCATCGGCTTCGTGATCAACGGCTTCCTGCTGTGGCTGACCGCGTGGATCACCGGCGGCTTCGGCTGGGGCCTCACCGTCGGCCACTTCTGGTGGGGCGTGCTCGCGGCACTGATCATCTCGATCATCAACGGGATCTTCGGCTTCATCCTGCGCCCCCAGAGCAAGCGCCCCCGCGTCTGA
- a CDS encoding histidinol-phosphate transaminase: MTDPILPRIRPAIAALAPYRQGKQAGPDAFKLSSNENPFEPLPSVEAALQRITPVNRYPDATAGRLRERLGARYGVTADEVHVAAGSVSILHQLILATASVGDEVVYAWRSFEAYPSLPLVAGATGVQVPLTADSRHDLDAMADAVTDRTRAIIVCTPNNPTGPIVTSEEFAAFISRVPADVLVILDEAYAEFVTAPGAVDGLAERIFERHPNVVVLRTFSKAYGLAGLRVGYAIGNEKVLDAARTTGIPLSVTSAAENAAIASLDAEAELLDRVAVIVERRARLVEGLRSQGWDVPDAQGNFVWLPTGEQTDAAAATFLANDLVVRPFSGDGIRISVGEEASIARVLEVAASLR; the protein is encoded by the coding sequence GTGACCGACCCCATCCTGCCGCGCATCCGCCCAGCCATCGCCGCCCTGGCTCCGTACCGGCAGGGCAAACAGGCCGGACCCGACGCGTTCAAGCTCTCCAGCAACGAGAACCCGTTCGAACCGCTCCCGTCGGTCGAGGCCGCACTGCAGCGCATCACGCCCGTCAACCGGTATCCCGATGCCACGGCCGGCCGTCTGCGCGAGCGCCTCGGCGCACGGTACGGCGTCACCGCCGACGAGGTGCATGTGGCGGCGGGCAGCGTGTCGATCCTGCACCAGCTGATCCTCGCCACGGCGTCGGTCGGCGACGAGGTCGTCTACGCCTGGCGCTCCTTCGAGGCCTACCCGAGCCTGCCGCTCGTCGCCGGGGCCACGGGTGTGCAGGTGCCGCTCACCGCCGACTCCCGTCACGACCTCGACGCGATGGCGGATGCCGTGACCGACCGCACGCGCGCGATCATCGTCTGCACGCCGAACAACCCCACAGGTCCGATCGTCACGAGCGAGGAGTTCGCCGCGTTCATCTCGCGCGTCCCGGCCGACGTGCTCGTGATCCTCGACGAGGCGTACGCGGAGTTCGTGACGGCGCCGGGAGCGGTCGACGGCCTGGCGGAGCGCATCTTCGAGCGGCACCCGAACGTGGTCGTCCTGCGCACGTTCTCGAAGGCCTACGGATTGGCGGGCCTGCGCGTCGGCTACGCGATCGGCAACGAGAAGGTGCTCGATGCCGCCCGCACGACCGGCATCCCGCTGTCGGTGACGTCGGCTGCCGAGAACGCGGCCATCGCCAGCCTCGATGCCGAGGCGGAGCTGCTCGACCGCGTCGCCGTGATCGTGGAGCGCCGCGCGAGGCTCGTCGAGGGCCTGCGCTCCCAGGGGTGGGACGTGCCTGATGCGCAGGGCAACTTCGTCTGGCTGCCGACGGGCGAGCAGACGGATGCCGCGGCCGCGACCTTCCTCGCGAACGACCTCGTGGTGCGGCCGTTCTCGGGCGACGGCATCCGCATCTCCGTCGGCGAGGAGGCGTCGATCGCGCGCGTGCTCGAGGTCGCCGCAAGCCTGCGCTGA
- the purB gene encoding adenylosuccinate lyase, whose amino-acid sequence MTFQPSLPPQPLSPLDGRYRSAVTGLADFLSEAGLNRARVEVEVEWLIALTDRSLFGTSPLPDADKERLRALYRDFGQAEIDWLAEKEAVTQHDVKAVEYLVRDRLSALGLDRIAELTHFACTSEDINSASYALTVKRAVEQVWLPALDQVIAKLRELAVEHADAAMLSRTHGQPATPSTMGKELAVFAWRLERVRGQIAASDYLAKFSGATGTWSAHIAADPDADWPTIAREYIESLGLGFNVLTTQIESHDWQVELYDRVRHAGGILHNLATDVWTYISLGYFAQIPVAGATGSSTMPHKINPIRFENAEANLEISGALLNSLSQTLVTSRLQRDLTDSTTQRNIGVAFGHSLLALDNLRRGLNAVSLRRDVLLDDLDHNWEVLAEAIQTVIRAEVVAGRSTISDPYALLKELTRGHRVGADDLAEFVQGLEIGDEAKQRLLALTPATYTGIAERLAQ is encoded by the coding sequence CTGACTTTCCAGCCCTCGCTTCCGCCGCAGCCCCTGAGCCCCCTCGACGGCCGCTACCGCAGCGCCGTCACCGGACTCGCCGACTTCCTCTCCGAGGCCGGCCTCAACCGCGCTCGCGTCGAGGTCGAGGTCGAGTGGCTGATCGCCCTCACCGACCGGTCGCTGTTCGGAACCTCGCCGCTGCCGGATGCCGACAAGGAGCGGCTGCGCGCCCTCTACCGCGACTTCGGCCAGGCCGAGATCGACTGGCTCGCCGAGAAGGAGGCGGTCACGCAGCACGACGTGAAGGCCGTCGAGTACCTCGTGCGCGACCGGCTGTCGGCTCTCGGGCTCGACCGGATCGCCGAGCTCACGCACTTCGCCTGCACGAGCGAGGACATCAACTCCGCCTCGTACGCGCTCACCGTCAAGCGCGCGGTGGAGCAGGTGTGGCTGCCCGCTCTCGACCAGGTGATCGCGAAGCTGCGCGAGCTGGCCGTCGAGCACGCGGATGCCGCCATGCTCTCGCGCACCCACGGACAGCCGGCGACGCCGTCGACCATGGGCAAGGAGCTCGCCGTCTTCGCGTGGCGCCTCGAGCGCGTGCGCGGGCAGATCGCAGCATCCGACTACCTCGCCAAGTTCTCCGGCGCGACCGGAACCTGGTCGGCGCACATCGCCGCCGACCCCGACGCCGACTGGCCGACCATCGCCCGCGAGTACATCGAGAGCCTCGGCCTCGGGTTCAACGTGCTCACCACCCAGATCGAGTCGCACGACTGGCAGGTCGAGCTGTACGACCGCGTGCGTCACGCCGGCGGCATCCTGCACAACCTCGCCACCGACGTCTGGACCTACATCTCACTGGGCTACTTCGCGCAGATCCCGGTCGCCGGCGCGACCGGATCGTCGACGATGCCGCACAAGATCAACCCGATCCGCTTCGAGAACGCAGAGGCGAACCTCGAGATCTCGGGCGCACTGCTCAACTCGCTCTCGCAGACGCTGGTGACCTCGCGCCTGCAGCGCGACCTCACCGACTCCACCACGCAGCGCAACATCGGCGTCGCATTCGGCCACTCGCTGCTCGCCCTCGACAACCTTCGCCGGGGCCTCAACGCCGTCTCGCTGCGCCGCGACGTGCTGCTCGACGACCTCGACCACAACTGGGAGGTGCTGGCCGAGGCGATCCAGACCGTGATCCGCGCCGAGGTCGTCGCCGGCCGCTCGACGATCAGCGACCCCTACGCGCTGCTCAAGGAGCTCACCCGCGGGCACCGCGTCGGCGCCGACGACCTCGCGGAGTTCGTGCAGGGGCTCGAGATCGGCGACGAGGCCAAGCAGCGCCTGCTCGCGCTGACCCCCGCGACCTACACCGGCATCGCGGAGCGGCTGGCGCAGTAG
- a CDS encoding acyl-CoA synthetase produces MPAPARAFTVRHVQLVRALFAAAAALMITFSPDHSAAVGLSVFSGFTLTTALVLALSAWLVAPAGRRWPFVLLAAFDAVAGMAAGVPAWRTEDVFFVVVTVWALVTGAVELIAGLRARRSAHATARDEITVGAFGLLLGVILLLIPAGFTQPYAIEGAGDFVLTGIILGVGMLGGYAAIVAVFLGIAGLTPKRADAVTAASDNEPSAPGAAVGGER; encoded by the coding sequence ATGCCTGCTCCCGCCCGCGCGTTCACCGTGCGCCATGTCCAGCTGGTGCGCGCGCTGTTCGCAGCGGCGGCCGCGCTGATGATCACGTTCTCGCCCGATCACTCCGCCGCTGTCGGGCTCTCCGTCTTCAGCGGATTCACGCTGACCACCGCGCTCGTGCTCGCGCTGAGCGCGTGGCTCGTCGCCCCCGCAGGGCGGCGCTGGCCGTTCGTGCTGCTCGCGGCATTCGACGCGGTCGCCGGCATGGCCGCGGGCGTGCCGGCGTGGCGCACCGAAGACGTCTTCTTCGTCGTCGTGACGGTCTGGGCGCTCGTCACCGGTGCAGTCGAGCTGATCGCGGGACTCCGCGCACGCCGTTCCGCGCATGCCACCGCTCGTGATGAGATCACGGTGGGCGCGTTCGGGCTGCTGCTCGGCGTCATCCTGCTGCTGATCCCGGCCGGCTTCACGCAGCCGTACGCGATCGAGGGCGCGGGCGACTTCGTGCTCACCGGGATCATCCTCGGGGTGGGGATGCTCGGCGGCTACGCCGCCATCGTCGCGGTGTTCCTCGGCATCGCGGGCCTCACGCCGAAGCGGGCGGATGCCGTCACCGCCGCGTCCGACAACGAACCGAGCGCACCGGGTGCCGCCGTGGGAGGAGAGCGATGA